Proteins encoded by one window of Epinephelus moara isolate mb chromosome 18, YSFRI_EMoa_1.0, whole genome shotgun sequence:
- the znf653 gene encoding zinc finger protein 653 translates to MPGNHNTAVVAKMAHNLAKLDVPLDADRAGDPEKGVLRRCRGRPRLTDTDRAQRRLESRKKYDVRRVYLGESHKLWSELRRRTSLSDAGLAEYLILLNSTYGEKYQQKYCGKKIAPEVSVKQKKGRKERVSSLQSLVCWYQEHSRSCPHEPQLRALEPQPNFSTAAIWQCDSDHSFVQYLFSPPKETSDSEHEEGVNGEGDEQSAGKTDVAVTKGAVSRKRRKEAHKQFKDVGENVDFSEVQHTTASPIEQAAAVDHQPSVETSKDAPLTGQPVWEMEMVMERQQGSPAAAFHSIPSEEEAEDLRQGRDGEGDREEEIRTIPHGYECVTVTASLTDKLEKTDEDSVLSQSLSHSVGLGAQPELSVPPPMQVQEQSELFDPQTLQTVVTSCEIPDQRTALEGSQLIIITGPSYEALASEGIQLNMGGGNVEEVTCTVIGGVTYNQVCTSDSKLRTAEDEDSMTGLSDKQLLQPAVDALELSSDRELQRGLSSVRSKRNRRGPVIEADGMLKMFHCPYEGCSQVYVAISSFQNHVNLVHRKGRTKVCPHPGCGKKFYLSNHLHRHMIIHSGVRDFICETCGKSFKRKNHLEVHRRTHTGETPLQCEICGYQCRQRASLNWHMKKHTPEAHYNFTCEFCEKRFEKLDSVKFHKLKSHPDKQAT, encoded by the exons ATGCCGGGTAATCACAACACAGCTGTTGTGGCCAAGATGGCGCATAACCTGGCGAAGTTGGACGTTCCCCTGGACGCTGACCGAGCCGGGGACCCAGAGAAAGGTGTTTTGAGGCGCTGCAGGGGACGACCCAGGCTCACGGACACCGACCGAGCACAGAGGCGACTTGAATCCCGGAAGAAGTACGACGTGAGGAGGGTGTACCTGGGAGAGTCGCACAAGCTGTGGAGTGAGCTCCGCAGGAGGACCAGCCTGAGTGATGCTGGGCTGGCAGAGTACCTGATCCTGCTCAACTCCACCTATGGAGAGAAGTACCAGCAGAAGTACTGCGG GAAGAAGATTGCTCCAGAAGTCtcagtgaaacagaaaaaag GCAGGAAGGAGCGTGTGTCCAGCCTCCAGAGCCTGGTGTGTTGGTACCAGGAGCATTCCCGCTCCTGCCCTCACGAGCCCCAGCTCAGAGCCCTGGAGCCGCAGCCCAACTTCTCCACTGCTGCTATCTGGCAGTGTGACTCTGATCACTCATTTGTGCAATACCTTTTCTCACCACCGAAGGAGACGAGTGACTCTGAACATGAGGAAGGAGTGAACGGAGAGGGCGATGAACAGAGTGCAGGGAAGACAGACGTGGCTGTGACAAAAGGTGCAGTGAGCAGGAAGAGAAGAAAGGAGGCTCACAAACAGTTCAAAG ATGTGGGAGAAAATGTGGATTTTTCTGAGGTACAGCATACAACCGCGAGTCcgatagaacaggctgcagctgTTGACCACCAGCCCAGTGTAGAGACCTCCAAGGATGCTCCACTGACAGGACAGCCTGTGTGGGAGATGGAGATGGTCATGGAGCGACAGCAAGGCTCCCCCGCTGCAGCATTTCACTCCATCCCCTCagaggaggaggctgaggaCCTGCGGCAAGGCAGAGACGGAGAAGGAGACAGGGAAGAAGAGATCAGGACTATACCGCACGGATACGAGTGTGTTACAGTGACGGCATCATTAACTGATAAACTGGAGAAGACGGATGAGGACTCGGTGCTGTCGCAGAGCTTGAGCCACTCAGTCGGACTGGGAGCTCAGCCGGAGCTGTCGGTCCCGCCGCCCATGCAGGTGCAAGAGCAGAGCGAGCTGTTTGACCCGCAGACTCTGCAGACGGTGGTGACCAGCTGTGAGATTCCTGACCAGAGGACCGCTTTGGAAGGCTCACAG TTAATCATCATCACTGGCCCCAGCTATGAGGCCCTGGCGTCAGAAGGCATCCAGCTCAACATGGGCGGCGGAAATGTGGAGGAAGTCACCTGCACTGTCATCGGGGGGGTCACCTACAACCAGGTTTGCACGTCTGACTCAAAACTCAGAACAGCGGAGGATGAAGACTCCATGACAG GTTTGAGCGacaagcagctgctgcagcccgCTGTTGATGCTTTGGAGCTGAGTAGTGACAGAGAGCTGCAGCGAGGTCTCAGCAG CGTCAGGTCAAAGAGGAACCGGCGAGGCCCAGTCATCGAGGCAGACGGGATGCTCAAGATGTTCCACTGTCCCTACGAGGGCTGCAGTCAAGTCTATGTCGCCATCAGCAGCTTCCAG AATCACGTCAACCTGGTTCACAGGAAAGGGAGGACGAAGGTTTGCCCCCATCCAGGCTGCGGGAAAAAGTTCTACCTGTCCAACCACCTGCATCGCCATATGATCATTCATTCAG GGGTCAGAGATTTCATCTGTGAGACGTGCGGAAAATCGTTTAAGCGTAAGAATCACCTGGAGGTTCACAGGCGAACACACACGGGAGAAACTCCACTGCA ATGTGAAATCTGTGGCTACCAGTGTCGCCAGCGTGCGTCCCTGAACTGGCACATGAAGAAGCACACTCCGGAGGCCCACTACAACTTCACCTGTGAGTTCTGTGAGAAGAGGTTCGAGAAGCTGGACAGTGTTAAATTCCACAAGCTAAAGAGCCACCCGGACAAACAGGCAACCTGA
- the swsap1 gene encoding ATPase SWSAP1, protein MTDILTLVFRTFMSQTEVKKELTVTPPSPLTCSTLLVGDTSISRSVLLMAAVTAASEVGMRVMFFTQTQIQSLPVCLQKCVPCLSTESLKKIKFSYPKTLEELLQQVASLHESTNTSPTPPSLIIVDRLEGYLCGPGGGSHSGLHPGLSCAAHLSALLCDSAAFLTQLLKQRCSSLAPCRVIASFQSEVDSGQAGREASAMDPILDVLNRYFQVRCTLDRDRSYEAAAAGLQEVWNIYLSGTGITEASGTKGCEDRPALAQEWQLLISPDGSMEFKLV, encoded by the exons ATGACAGACATTTTAACACTCGTGTTCAGGACTTTTATGTCACAAACGGAAGTGAAGAAGGAGCTCACCGTCACTCCTCCGTCACCGTTAACCTGCAGCACGCTGCTGGTCGGAGACACCAGCATCAGCCGCTCCGTGCTGCTGATGGCGGCCGTGACAGCTGCCTCAGAGGTGGGCATGAGAGTCATGTTCTTCACCCAAACACAAATCCAGAGCCTCCCGGTGTGTCTGCAGAAGTGTGTCCCCTGCCTGAGCACAGAGAGTCTAAAG aaaatCAAGTTTTCGTATCCCAAGACAttggaggagctgctgcagcaggtcGCCAGCCTTCACGAGTCCACCAACACGTCTCCCACCCCTCCCTCGCTGATCATAGTCGACCGGCTGGAGGGCTACCTGTGTGGTCCTGGAGGAGGCAGCCACAGTGGACTTCACCCAGGACTGTCCTGCGCTGCACACCTGTCTGCGCTGCTGTGCGACAGCGCTGCCTTCCTCACACAGCTCCTGAAACAGCGCTGCTCGAGCTTGGCCCCCTGTCGCGTCATCGCATCTTTCCAGTCAGAGGTCGACTCTGGGCAAGCCGGCAGGGAGGCCTCTGCCATGGATCCAATCCTCGATGTTCTCAATCGCTATTTCCAGGTGCGCTGTACTCTGGACCGAGACAGGAGCTatgaagctgctgcagctggactGCAGGAGGTGTGGAACATTTACCTTTCTGGGACCGGCATCACAGAGGCCTCTGGTACCAAAGGCTGTGAGGACAGACCGGCTTTAGCTCAGGAGTGGCAGCTGTTAATTTCCCCTGATGGTTCAATGGAGTTTAAGTTGGTTTGA